In the genome of Prinia subflava isolate CZ2003 ecotype Zambia chromosome 26, Cam_Psub_1.2, whole genome shotgun sequence, one region contains:
- the LOC134562093 gene encoding zinc finger protein 630-like: MDTRHAVTFRDGLGQQDLQSQCTHRMSFPRQEFPVPDFGWVKEEKAVRKRRIPADPQADKEPREDKSPQQNLVEEAVLSGSMAQECNGEEKPRRSRPRRGSKPMPGCSKEEGPTLCQEGSQRCGQSSELVVHEQLHNGKKLHQCLECGKSFCAKSRLLRHQKIHTGERRCECGKCGKRFRDTSHLMIHLRVHTGERPYECGECGKSFTMSSSLIVHQRIHTGERPYKCGECGKGFRKSFHLKRHQMLCTGI; the protein is encoded by the exons atgGACACCAGACATGCGGTGACTTTTAGAGATGGACTTGGACAGCAGGACCTTCAAAGCCAATGCACTCATAGAATGTCTTTCCCAcgccaggaattcccagtgccagacttTGGCTGGGTAAaggaggagaaggctgtgaggaagaggaggattccTGCGgatccccaggcag acaaggagcccagggaggacaaatcccctcagcagaacctcgtggaagaggctgttttgagcggctccatggcacaggaatgcaacggggaggaaaagccgcGGAGATCCCGCCcgaggaggggctccaaacccatgccagggtgctccaaggaggaaggacccaccctgtgccaggaaggcagccagagatgtggccagagctctgagctggtggtgcatgaacagcttcacaatggcaagaagctgcaccagtgcttggaatgtgggaagagtttctgtgcaaaGTCCAGGCTGCTCCGgcaccagaagatccacactggggaacggcgctgtgagtgtgggaaatgtgggaagcgcTTCAGAGACACCTCTCACCTTATGATCCACCTGagagtccacactggggaacggccctatgagtgtggggagtgtgggaagagcttcactaTGAGCTCCAGCCTGATTGTCCACCaaaggatccacactggggaacggccctataAATGTGGAGAATGTGGGAAAGGCTTCAGAAAGAGCTTTCACCTGAAACGCCACCAGATGCTCTGCACTGGAATCTGA
- the LOC134562105 gene encoding zinc finger protein with KRAB and SCAN domains 1-like — protein sequence MEEEKAVRRRKLSREPQADKEPREDKSPQQNLVEEAVLSGSMAQECNGEEKPRRSCPRRGSKPMPGRSKEEGPTLCQEGSQRCGQSSELVVHEQLHNGKKLHQCSECGKSFCAKSSLVRHQKIHTGERRYECGKCGKRFRDTSNLLRHQRVHTGERPYECGECGKSFADSSNLIVYKRIHTGKRPVAFDMRQWRPGFKESARQLDSSSHSVH from the exons atggaggaagagaaggctgtgaggaggaggaagttgTCCCGGGaaccccaggcag acaaggagcccagggaggacaaatcccctcagcagaacctcgtggaagaggctgttttgagtggctccatggcacaggaatgcaacggggaggaaaagccgcGGAGATCCTGCCcgaggaggggctccaaacccatgccagggCGCTCCAAGGAGGAAGGACCCACCCTGTGtcaggaaggcagccagagatgtggccagagctctgagctggtggtgcatgaacagcttcacaatggcaagaagctgcaccagtgctcggaatgtgggaagagtttctgtgcaaagtccagcctggtccggcaccagaagatccacactggggaacggcgctacgagtgtgggaaatgtgggaagcgcTTCAGGGACACCTCTAACCTGCTCCGCCACCAGagagtccacactggggaacggccctatgagtgtggggagtgtgggaagagctttgctGACAGCTCCAACCTGATTGTCTacaagaggatccacactgggaaACGGCctgttgccttcgatatgaggcaatggcgacctggtttcaaagagtcagcacggcaACTCGACTCCTCGAGTCACTCGGTCCATTAA